A genomic stretch from Vibrio neptunius includes:
- the galU gene encoding UTP--glucose-1-phosphate uridylyltransferase GalU, which yields MIKKCLFPAAGYGTRFLPATKSMPKEMMPVVNKPLIEYGVEEAIQAGMNGMCIVTGRGKHSIMDHFDKNYELEHQISGTNKEQLLVDIRDIIESANFTYIRQREMKGLGHAILTGRELVGDEPFAVVLADDLCVNEQEGVLAQMVALFKQFRCSIVAVQEVPADETHKYGVISGEMIKDDIYRVDDMVEKPEPGTAPSNLAIIGRYILTPDIFELIENTEPGKGGEIQITDALLKQAKAGCVLAYKFKGKRFDCGSVEGYIEATNYCFENLYLKDSKKSELDKQSTTKGS from the coding sequence AGCTGGCTATGGAACTCGCTTTCTCCCTGCGACCAAATCCATGCCTAAAGAAATGATGCCAGTCGTCAACAAGCCGCTTATCGAATACGGTGTTGAAGAAGCTATTCAAGCCGGTATGAATGGTATGTGTATTGTTACTGGCCGTGGCAAACACTCGATCATGGACCATTTCGACAAGAACTACGAATTGGAACATCAAATCAGCGGAACGAATAAAGAACAACTGTTGGTCGATATTCGTGACATTATCGAGAGCGCCAACTTCACTTACATTCGTCAACGTGAAATGAAAGGGTTAGGTCATGCAATTTTGACTGGCCGTGAGCTAGTCGGTGATGAACCGTTTGCTGTGGTACTTGCTGATGACCTTTGTGTCAATGAACAGGAAGGAGTGTTAGCCCAGATGGTTGCCCTGTTTAAGCAATTCCGCTGCTCAATTGTCGCTGTTCAAGAAGTGCCTGCCGACGAAACACATAAATACGGTGTGATTTCCGGTGAGATGATCAAAGACGACATTTATCGCGTCGATGATATGGTTGAAAAACCGGAACCTGGTACCGCACCAAGCAATCTAGCTATCATTGGTCGCTACATCTTGACGCCTGATATTTTCGAGCTCATCGAAAATACCGAGCCAGGTAAAGGTGGAGAAATTCAGATTACTGACGCTCTGCTGAAACAGGCAAAGGCAGGTTGTGTTCTGGCCTATAAATTCAAAGGAAAACGCTTTGACTGCGGTAGCGTTGAAGGGTACATCGAAGCAACTAACTACTGTTTTGAGAACCTTTACCTTAAAGACAGCAAAAAGTCTGAGCTTGATAAGCAGAGTACAACGAAAGGATCATAA